The following proteins are encoded in a genomic region of Phalacrocorax carbo chromosome 2, bPhaCar2.1, whole genome shotgun sequence:
- the FAM237B gene encoding protein FAM237B — protein MEFVWKRRWYLQLGCILIMNLVYADLDYQKETPPSLGQIDHQCWEVSSHGLVEMKKLKVEDTVIALWDFMMFLKESPKPKHNELFNDLAQIFWDMYVDCVLSRSHGMGRRQLISPKYSSTYSHRTLEGNYRMWC, from the coding sequence ATGGAATTTGTATGGAAAAGAAGGTGGTATCTTCAGCTGGGCTGTATATTGATAATGAATTTGGTTTATGCTGATCTAGACTATCAGAAAGAAACTCCTCCAAGCCTGGGTCAGATTGACCATCAGTGCTGGGAGGTGTCATCCCATGGGCTGGTGGAAATGAAGAAACTCAAGGTAGAAGATACGGTCATTGCTCTCTGGGACTTCATGATGTTCCTAAAGGAATCCCCTAAGCCCAAGCACAATGAACTCTTCAATGATTTAGCCCAGATCTTCTGGGATATGTATGTAGACTGTGTGCTCTCAAGATCCCATGGAATGGGCAGAAGACAATTAATATCTCCCAAATATTCTTCCACATACTCACATAGAACTTTAGAAGGTAACTACAGGATGTGGTGTTAG